From Apium graveolens cultivar Ventura chromosome 9, ASM990537v1, whole genome shotgun sequence, the proteins below share one genomic window:
- the LOC141684070 gene encoding sucrose synthase 2-like yields the protein MSNERMPSVRERVEDTLAAHRNQLVSLLSRYVSHGNRILQPHKLIGELEDVVCDENGCYKLRDGPFGQVIKSTQEAIVLPPFVAMAVRPRPGVWEYIRVNVSELSVEQLNVAEYLRFKEDLASGEGKGNTPYMLELDLEPFNASLPHATRSSSIGCGVQFLNRHLSSIMFRNKDSLEPLLDFLRRHRYKGHVMMLNDRIRTVSRLEASLAKAEDYLSKLLSDAPFSEFEYDLQGMGFEKGWGDTAERVLEMMQLLSDILQAPDPSSLEIFLGRIPMVFNVVILSPHGYFGQANVLGMPDTGGQIVYILDQVRALENEMLQKLKQQGLDISPKILIVTRLLPDAKGTTCNQRLEKVSGTEHTNILRVPFRTEHGILRRWISRFDVWPYLEKFTEDAASEISAELQGIPDLIIGNYSDGNLVATLLAAKLGVTQCTIAHALEKTKYPESDIFWKKFDEKYHFSCQFTADLLAMNAADFIITSTYQEIAGTKNTVGQYESHTAFTLPGLYRVVHGIDVFDPKFNIVSPGADMGIYFPYYEKERRLTSLHNLIEKLLYDPEQNDDHIGALSDKSKPIVFSMARLDKVKNITGLVECYSKNKKLREMANLVLVAGYNDVKKSNDREEIVEIQKMHDLIEQYNLNGNLRWISSQTNRARNGELYRYIADRKGIFVQPAFYEAFGLTVVEAMTCGLPTFATCHGGPMEIIEDGVSGFHIDPYHPERAADIMVEFFQQCKDDSSYWQKISDGGLQRIYEKYTWKIYSERLMTLAGVYSFWKYVSKLERRETRRYLEMFYILKFRDLVKSVPLSTDG from the exons ATGTCTAACGAAAGAATGCCCAGTGTTCGTGAAAGGGTCGAAGATACCCTAGCTGCTCATCGCAACCAACTCGTTTCTCTTCTCTCCAG GTATGTGTCCCACGGGAATAGAATACTGCAACCCCACAAGTTGATCGGCGAGCTAGAGGATGTTGTATGTGATGAAAATGGATGTTACAAGCTTAGAGATGGACCCTTTGGTCAAGTCATTAAATCCACACAG GAAGCTATCGTTCTGCCTCCATTTGTAGCAATGGCAGTTCGTCCAAGGCCTGGCGTTTGGGAATACATTCGTGTTAATGTATCCGAACTAAGTGTCGAACAGTTAAATGTTGCTGAATATCTTCGTTTCAAGGAAGACCTCGCTAGTGGGGA GGGTAAGGGTAACACTCCATATATGCTTGAGCTTGATCTTGAGCCATTTAATGCTTCTTTGCCGCATGCAACCCGGTCCTCATCCATTGGGTGTGGGGTTCAATTTCTGAACCGTCACCTTTCTTCAATTATGTTCCGCAACAAAGATTCATTAGAGCCATTACTTGATTTCCTCCGGCGACACAGATATAAAGGCCAT GTTATGATGTTGAATGATCGCATACGAACTGTTTCCAGACTAGAGGCTTCCTTAGCAAAAGCAGAAGATTATCTTTCTAAGCTACTGTCAGATGCACCCTTTTCTGAGTTTGAATACGA TTTGCAAGGAATGGGATTTGAAAAGGGCTGGGGAGACACTGCAGAACGAGTTCTGGAGATGATGCAACTTCTCTCTGACATCCTACAAGCTCCTGATCCCTCAAGCCTGGAGATATTTCTTGGTAGAATTCCAATGGTATTCAATGTTGTCATTTTATCCCCGCATGGGTACTTTGGCCAAGCAAATGTATTAGGCATGCCTGACACTGGTGGCCAG ATTGTTTACATACTTGATCAAGTGCGCGCACTAGAGAATGAAATGCTTCAGAAACTAAAGCAGCAAGGACTGGATATTTCTCCTAAAATTCTAATT GTGACCCGATTATTACCAGATGCAAAAGGCACCACATGCAACCAGAGGCTAGAAAAAGTTAGCGGAACAGAACACACAAATATATTACGCGTTCCTTTTAGAACTGAGCACGGTATTCTTCGTAGGTGGATCTCAAGGTTTGATGTATGGCCATATCTGGAGAAATTTACAGAG GATGCTGCAAGTGAAATTTCTGCTGAATTACAAGGCATTCCAGATCTTATAATTGGCAATTATAGTGATGGTAATCTTGTCGCGACTTTGTTAGCTGCCAAATTAGGAGTTACACAG TGTACAATTGCTCATGCCTTGGAGAAAACAAAATATCCAGAGTcagacatattctggaaaaagTTTGACGAAAAATATCATTTCTCATGCCAGTTTACTGCTGACCTGCTAGCCATGAATGCTGCAGATTTTATTATCACTAGTACGTATCAGGAAATTGCTGGAAC GAAGAATACAGTCGGTCAGTATGAGAGCCATACGGCCTTCACTCTTCCAGGCCTGTATCGAGTTGTACATGGAATTGATGTATTTGATCCCAAGTTCAACATTGTTTCCCCTGGAGCTGATATGGGCATTTACTTTCCATACTATGAAAAGGAAAGGAGGCTTACGTCTTTACACAATTTGATTGAAAAGTTGTTATATGATCCCGAGCAAAATGATGATCACAT TGGTGCGCTGAGTGACAAATCAAAGCCTATAGTTTTTTCGATGGCAAGGCTTGACAAGGTCAAAAACATCACAGGGCTTGTAGAGTGCTACAGCAAAAATAAAAAATTGAGGGAAATGGCAAACCTAGTTCTAGTAGCAGGTTACAATGATGTAAAGAAATCCAATGACAGAGAAGAAATTGTAGAAATCCAGAAGATGCATGATCTCATTGAGCAATACAACTTGAATGGTAATTTGCGCTGGATATCAAGCCAAACAAATAGAGCACGCAACGGGGAGCTCTATCGCTATATAGCTGACAGAAAGGGAATCTTCGTACAG CCGGCATTTTATGAAGCATTTGGGTTAACTGTGGTGGAGGCAATGACTTGTGGACTCCCAACATTTGCCACTTGTCACGGTGGCCCCATGGAAATCATCGAAGATGGTGTTTCTGGATTCCATATTGATCCATATCATCCTGAAAGGGCTGCTGATATAATGGTAGAATTTTTTCAGCAGTGCAAAGATGATTCAAGTTACTGGCAGAAAATTTCGGATGGAGGGCTTCAGAGGATATACGAAAA GTACACATGGAAGATATACTCAGAAAGGCTTATGACACTGGCTGGAGTTTACAGCTTCTGGAAGTATGTTTCTAAACTAGAAAGGCGTGAGACAAGACGATATCTCGAAATGTTTTACATTCTCAAGTTTCGTGATCTG GTAAAGTCCGTTCCTCTGTCAACTGACGGTTAG
- the LOC141683260 gene encoding protein SEED AND ROOT HAIR PROTECTIVE PROTEIN-like: protein MDATSRSFSLAFSVFLVALVVVSATDNEHQSEKSSSEKMLTKVIGIQGTILCKTASQLIPIKDAIARITCEAVDKKGYKTAPFSKLSSPANAKGYYFVTLSPAELKQGWRLTECKVFLEKSPVRSCNVPTDVNNGKTGATLPSPRLLKTMNLYSIPAFVYTP from the exons ATGGATGCAACAAGCAGGAGTTTTTCGCTTGCATTTTCTGTGTTTCTTGTCGCCCTGGTTGTTGTTTCGGCCACTGATAATGAGCATCAATCCGAAAAATCAAGCTCAGAAAAGATGTTAACAAAGGTTATTGGCATTCAGGGGACTATTTTATGTAAAACAGCCTCTCAACTCATCCCAATCAAAG ATGCCATAGCAAGAATAACATGTGAAGCAGTCGACAAAAAGGGCTATAAAACAGCCCCATTCTCTAAACTGAGTAGTCCAGCGAATGCAAAAGGTTATTACTTTGTGACATTGTCACCTGCAGAGCTTAAACAAGGATGGAGGCTAACGGAATGCAAGGTATTTCTCGAAAAATCACCGGTGAGGAGCTGTAATGTTCCAACTGATGTGAACAACGGTAAAACCGGTGCTACTCTTCCTTCTCCAAGGCTACTTAAGACAATGAACTTGTACTCCATCCCAGCTTTCGTTTACACTCCCTAG